GCGCAGATCGCTGCCGGGAAGGCCGCGTCCCTTTTCGCCATACAGGTCCAGCACGTCGTCCTGCAGCTGGAAAAGCACGCCCACGCCGCGGAAGGCACCGGCGATGGCGCGCGCCTGCACCCGCGTGCGCCCGGCGAGCAGCGCCGCGCCTTCCACGGGAAGCTGAAAGAGCGCGCCGGTCTTGCCTTCCACCGCGCGCAGGTACTCCGCCCAGCTGATGCGCTCCTCGCGCGCCATCGCCAGCTCCGTGGTCTGCCCGCGGACGGTGGCGGTGGCGTGCTGCGCCAGCGCCATCACCATCGCCAGCCGCTGGTCCGGCGTGGCGGCGACGCGGTCGATGGCGAGATAGGGGAGCATGAGGAGAAGGTCGCCGGCGTTGACGGCCTGCGCGGCGCCGTGGCGCACCCAGGTGGTGTCGTGGCCGCGGCGGGTGCGGTCGCCGTCCTGCAGGTCGTCGTGGATGAGGGTGGCGTTGTGCAGCAGTTCGCACGCGGCCGCCCATCCAATTCCCGCCGCGCGGGGAACGCCCAGGACTTCCATCGCCGACAGGGCCAGCCGGGCGCGCAGCCGCTTGCCGCCAGTGGACAGGTGCTCGTGGGCCATGGTGGCCGCGAGGTCACCGTCGCCGGCAAGCTGCGCCATCATCGCCTCCACCTCCGCCAGCCCCGCATCGGAGCGGAGGCCCGCGTCCGCGACGGGAGGCGCGGCGAGCGCGGGCTCCGGGCGCCGCACCCAGCTGGGGAGCGGCCGCGAGCGGGGCGCGTGGGTTTCGGTGGCCGCCTGGGCGGAGGGGGTCATGCGGGTCCTGTGATCATCCACGTGAAAAGCAATCCGCCGGAAGTTCGCGACCACGAGCCTCCCGGTCCGTCCGCGTGCTCGGCTCAACCGGCCGCAAGCCGATGCCGCCCTCACCGTCGCGCGTTTCGACGCCGGCTGTCATCGCGGGTGATGGGCATCGGTCGATCCTTCGCCGTCATCCGCCGCGCGATCTTGATCCGTCCTGTGCCGAACAGCGAGACGGAAGCGATCAGCTACTTCCCGTCATCCACCGCGCCGGACACCGAGCCGTCCGAGCAGGGCGCCGGCCAGCGCGCGTCCGGGGCCGGCGATCATTCCCGCGCCGAGTCTGGAGCGGACCGGCGGCGGCGCGGCGGCGTACAGGCGCGCCATCATCGCCATCATCCGCGCGCTGGACAGGCGGTCGCTCAGGTAGCCGGTCCATTCCGCGCGGGGAAGCTGAAAGAACGCGTCGAAAAAGGCGCGCGTCTCTCCGCCGTCCATCTCCCGCAGCATCTCCATCCCGTAGCGGTACAGCGCTGACCGCAACCGTGCGTCCGCGGGCCAC
This sequence is a window from Longimicrobium terrae. Protein-coding genes within it:
- a CDS encoding polyprenyl synthetase family protein; amino-acid sequence: MTPSAQAATETHAPRSRPLPSWVRRPEPALAAPPVADAGLRSDAGLAEVEAMMAQLAGDGDLAATMAHEHLSTGGKRLRARLALSAMEVLGVPRAAGIGWAAACELLHNATLIHDDLQDGDRTRRGHDTTWVRHGAAQAVNAGDLLLMLPYLAIDRVAATPDQRLAMVMALAQHATATVRGQTTELAMAREERISWAEYLRAVEGKTGALFQLPVEGAALLAGRTRVQARAIAGAFRGVGVLFQLQDDVLDLYGEKGRGLPGSDLREGKVSALVVEHLELHPQDGPWLRGLLALPRDATPQDQVELAMERFRAGGALERVLARINGEATGVISASALAEEVALRAVAWELVCVALDPISHLIRPDVCAALEAAR